One part of the Pannonibacter sp. XCT-53 genome encodes these proteins:
- a CDS encoding FMN-dependent NADH-azoreductase translates to MTTAKTILKIDASARKAGSMTREMTDTLVARLLASDADARVLTRDVSAGLPIVDEAWIAANFTDPAERTPEQKLKLALSDTLVAELKSADVVVIAAPLYNFGIPSSLKAWVDMIARARETFRYTEAGPEGLLKGKKAYLVVATGGTPVNSPVDFATPYLKHVLAFVGITDVQVVAADLYSTDVEAKRAAARAAVEQAVSSAA, encoded by the coding sequence ATGACCACCGCCAAGACCATTCTCAAGATCGATGCTTCCGCTCGCAAGGCCGGGTCCATGACCCGCGAAATGACCGACACGCTGGTCGCGCGCCTGCTCGCGTCCGATGCCGACGCCCGCGTGCTGACCCGCGACGTGTCGGCCGGCCTGCCGATCGTCGACGAGGCCTGGATCGCCGCAAACTTCACCGACCCGGCCGAGCGCACCCCGGAGCAGAAGCTCAAGCTTGCCCTGTCGGACACGCTGGTGGCCGAGCTGAAGTCGGCCGATGTGGTCGTCATCGCCGCACCGCTCTACAATTTCGGCATCCCGTCCAGCCTCAAGGCCTGGGTCGACATGATCGCCCGTGCGCGTGAGACCTTCCGTTACACCGAAGCTGGCCCGGAAGGTCTGCTGAAGGGCAAGAAGGCCTATCTCGTGGTGGCCACGGGCGGCACGCCGGTCAACTCCCCGGTCGATTTCGCCACCCCGTACCTGAAGCACGTGCTGGCCTTTGTCGGCATCACCGACGTGCAGGTGGTCGCCGCCGACCTGTACTCGACCGACGTCGAGGCCAAGCGCGCCGCTGCCCGGGCCGCCGTCGAGCAGGCCGTGTCCAGCGCGGCCTGA
- a CDS encoding DUF2336 domain-containing protein, translated as MVSLSKLSELALDRSAGGRQSLVEAVTDMFLAAPPEQVDHVSLLFGDIVLKVIGQLEDEARMALAVRISDSPNTPHDLAFHLAKDDFSVAQPMLENSPVLTTSDLVDIASTGSMDHLGAIADRRPLEEEVTSVIVDRGSSSVLAKVAGNEAARFSANAFDLLVEKARAHPQIQEALIGRNDIPEEGARRLVSFLSEELRRRIQEMGGDNTLVNLLAERAAQEVHAQVRDLGSAKNKADMLIRDVKARKRPVDDAVNQFTKGDRPVDLAMLFAELSELPHESVARVVFNPEDTVLNILCRANGVSDVAYKNIVMMRAKRLKLTTKDLNDAFTRYARVQRGDASRALQAIKERMRKAS; from the coding sequence ATGGTCAGTCTCAGCAAGCTCTCCGAGCTGGCGCTTGATCGCTCGGCAGGCGGCCGGCAGTCGCTTGTCGAGGCGGTGACCGACATGTTCCTCGCCGCCCCGCCCGAGCAGGTCGACCATGTCAGCCTGCTGTTCGGCGACATCGTGCTGAAGGTCATCGGACAGCTTGAGGACGAGGCGCGCATGGCCCTGGCGGTGCGCATCTCCGACAGTCCGAACACGCCGCATGACCTCGCCTTCCACCTCGCCAAGGACGACTTCTCCGTCGCCCAGCCGATGCTGGAGAACTCGCCGGTCCTGACCACCTCCGATCTCGTCGACATCGCCAGCACCGGCTCGATGGACCACCTGGGTGCCATCGCCGACCGGCGGCCGCTGGAAGAGGAGGTGACCAGCGTCATCGTCGACCGGGGGTCCTCGTCGGTCCTGGCCAAGGTGGCCGGCAACGAGGCGGCCCGGTTCAGCGCCAATGCCTTCGATCTTCTGGTCGAGAAGGCGCGCGCGCATCCGCAGATCCAGGAAGCGCTGATCGGGCGCAACGACATTCCGGAAGAGGGCGCGCGCCGGCTGGTGTCGTTCCTGTCGGAGGAGCTGCGCCGGCGCATCCAGGAGATGGGCGGCGACAACACGCTGGTCAACCTGCTGGCCGAGCGGGCGGCACAGGAAGTCCATGCGCAGGTGCGCGATCTCGGCAGCGCCAAGAACAAGGCCGACATGCTGATTCGCGACGTCAAGGCGCGCAAGCGGCCGGTCGATGATGCGGTCAACCAGTTCACCAAGGGGGACCGGCCGGTCGATCTTGCCATGCTCTTTGCCGAGCTGAGCGAGTTGCCGCATGAATCCGTCGCCCGCGTGGTGTTCAATCCCGAGGACACGGTGCTCAACATCCTCTGCCGGGCCAACGGCGTCTCGGATGTGGCCTACAAGAACATCGTCATGATGCGGGCCAAGCGGCTCAAGCTCACGACCAAGGATCTCAACGACGCCTTCACCCGCTATGCCCGGGTGCAGCGCGGTGACGCAAGCCGGGCGCTTCAGGCGATCAAGGAGCGGATGCGCAAGGCCTCCTGA
- a CDS encoding MFS transporter translates to MSSLTARSDRRALGLAAVIGSTFFLGLAHGIGYPLTAVSFDRWGAPGWLTGLAAGMPALAALVLLPFAPRLAFRLGLVPAMVGGCAIGLAGFVLMPLLPSVEAWLVLRFMMGIGLLFPWLLGETWINAAAEDASRGRVLSLYTVALFGGYGMGPVLLGQIGTDGMQPFLIAGSALLLAVLPLVAAASLAPRIDGHAGGNPSAVARLVPLGMSAALVAGTLEYAYIALLPSFAARLGLAEALGLGLVTAFLWGGVTLSFAFGWLADRMDRTRLMLWMLAAFPVVALVSGLATAMPGAALAATFLLGGLACAFYTLGLAILGERLRPQDLAPANAAFLVLYQVGTLAAPPVAGAAMDAWAPWGYLAAVIGFGLVALAAAIWLAGLERRRS, encoded by the coding sequence ATGAGCAGCCTTACCGCCCGGTCCGACCGTCGCGCGCTCGGCCTCGCCGCCGTGATCGGTTCGACCTTCTTCCTGGGCCTTGCCCACGGGATCGGATATCCGCTGACTGCCGTCAGCTTCGACCGCTGGGGCGCGCCCGGATGGCTGACGGGTCTGGCCGCCGGCATGCCGGCGCTTGCCGCACTGGTCCTGCTGCCCTTCGCGCCCCGGCTGGCCTTCCGGCTCGGCCTCGTGCCGGCGATGGTGGGCGGCTGTGCCATCGGCCTCGCCGGCTTCGTCCTGATGCCGCTGCTGCCGAGCGTCGAGGCCTGGCTGGTGCTGCGTTTCATGATGGGCATCGGCCTGCTGTTCCCGTGGCTCCTGGGCGAGACCTGGATCAACGCCGCCGCCGAGGATGCCAGCCGCGGCCGCGTGCTGTCGCTCTACACCGTGGCCCTGTTCGGCGGATACGGCATGGGCCCGGTGCTGCTCGGCCAGATCGGCACCGACGGGATGCAGCCCTTCCTGATCGCCGGCAGCGCCCTGCTGCTCGCCGTCCTGCCACTGGTGGCAGCCGCGTCCCTTGCGCCCCGGATCGACGGCCACGCCGGCGGCAACCCGTCCGCCGTCGCACGGCTCGTGCCGCTTGGCATGTCGGCAGCGCTCGTGGCCGGCACGCTGGAGTATGCCTATATCGCGCTGCTGCCGAGCTTTGCCGCCCGCCTCGGGCTCGCCGAAGCCCTCGGGCTCGGTCTGGTGACGGCCTTCCTCTGGGGCGGCGTGACGCTCAGCTTTGCCTTCGGCTGGCTCGCCGACCGCATGGACCGGACCCGTCTGATGCTCTGGATGCTGGCGGCCTTCCCCGTGGTGGCGCTGGTGTCCGGCCTTGCCACGGCGATGCCGGGTGCGGCGCTGGCGGCAACCTTCCTGCTGGGCGGGCTGGCCTGCGCCTTCTACACGCTGGGCCTGGCCATTCTCGGCGAGCGGCTGCGGCCGCAGGATCTCGCGCCTGCCAATGCCGCCTTCCTGGTGCTGTATCAGGTCGGCACGCTCGCGGCCCCGCCGGTTGCCGGTGCTGCGATGGATGCGTGGGCGCCCTGGGGCTATCTCGCCGCCGTCATCGGCTTCGGTCTTGTCGCTCTGGCCGCAGCGATCTGGCTTGCGGGCCTGGAACGGCGCCGGAGCTGA
- a CDS encoding TetR/AcrR family transcriptional regulator produces MSKKPGEGRQGPRGIDPQAVLDAAIRMRETEGPDGFSLRRLAQSLGLDPMTVQYHFGSKEKLERAMGDRLNAELIPVDPATPWRSRLENLAFQYRRVALAYPHTFPLLLRFWVTGPADIRHAEMVYVALADAGFNAEDMVDYCVGWYAAVLGLAAAEAGGLLRPASQAMLDETDQLAPADFPHTTRLAGEFRRQVEGRAFRKALDRIMDGMELAAARARGEA; encoded by the coding sequence ATGTCGAAAAAACCCGGTGAGGGACGTCAGGGACCACGGGGCATCGACCCGCAGGCGGTTCTCGATGCGGCCATCCGCATGCGCGAGACCGAAGGGCCGGACGGGTTCAGCCTGCGGCGGCTGGCCCAGTCTCTCGGTCTGGATCCGATGACGGTGCAGTATCACTTCGGCTCGAAGGAGAAGCTGGAGCGGGCCATGGGCGACCGGCTCAACGCCGAGCTGATCCCGGTCGATCCGGCGACGCCCTGGCGCAGCCGGCTGGAGAACCTCGCCTTCCAGTACAGGCGCGTGGCTCTCGCCTATCCGCATACGTTCCCGCTGCTTTTGCGCTTCTGGGTGACGGGGCCGGCCGACATCCGGCATGCGGAGATGGTCTATGTCGCGCTGGCCGATGCCGGCTTCAATGCGGAGGACATGGTCGACTATTGCGTCGGCTGGTATGCGGCGGTGCTTGGTCTGGCGGCGGCGGAGGCCGGCGGGCTGCTCCGCCCGGCCTCGCAGGCGATGCTGGACGAGACCGACCAGCTGGCGCCGGCCGACTTTCCCCACACCACGCGGCTGGCGGGCGAGTTCCGCCGCCAGGTCGAGGGGCGCGCCTTCCGCAAGGCGCTCGACCGGATCATGGACGGCATGGAGCTTGCGGCCGCCCGTGCGCGCGGCGAGGCCTGA
- a CDS encoding amidase, with the protein MTHAAEVPLQALDLARALVEGRETPASLHARCLEAIALREAAVQAFTHCEELLARPPAPAGGAASGPLGGLPVGLKDICDTLAFPTSYGSPIYDGHRPEADSAIAASIAAAGGYVLGKTVTTEFAHLNPARTRNPHNLDHTPGGSSSGSAAGVAAGFFPLAIGTQTGGSINRPASYCGVTGFKPTFGTLPLSGTKPYSPTLDTLGLFAARVDDVAFAAAALTGQPLRTDGVEAGAPHVALARGPLWHEASDEMQAAVETAARLAERRGARVTTIDLPPEFAEVHRVHPVISDHEAVTALARELLLHADALSPILTAALDFGRKVTPEAYRQAQEIARVGRRAMAGVFGRFDVVLTPSAPGAAPRGLGSTGASTFNRAWTLIGGPTVTVSGLRDAAGLPLGVQVCGPARADARTLLAAAFLERAIRTG; encoded by the coding sequence ATGACCCACGCAGCCGAGGTTCCGCTGCAGGCTCTCGATCTGGCCCGCGCCCTCGTCGAGGGGCGCGAGACGCCGGCCTCGCTCCACGCCCGCTGCCTGGAGGCCATCGCCCTGCGCGAAGCGGCGGTCCAGGCCTTCACCCATTGCGAGGAATTGCTGGCGCGTCCGCCCGCCCCCGCCGGCGGCGCCGCGTCAGGCCCCCTCGGCGGCCTGCCCGTGGGCCTCAAGGACATCTGCGACACGCTCGCCTTCCCCACAAGCTACGGCTCGCCGATCTACGACGGGCACCGCCCGGAGGCCGACAGCGCCATCGCGGCCAGCATCGCTGCCGCCGGGGGCTATGTCCTCGGCAAGACCGTGACGACGGAATTCGCCCATCTCAATCCTGCCCGCACCCGCAACCCGCACAATCTCGACCACACGCCCGGCGGCTCCTCGTCCGGGTCGGCGGCCGGGGTTGCGGCGGGGTTCTTCCCCCTGGCCATCGGCACCCAGACCGGCGGCTCGATCAACCGGCCCGCGTCCTACTGCGGCGTGACCGGCTTCAAGCCGACCTTCGGCACCCTGCCCCTGTCCGGCACCAAGCCCTATTCACCGACACTGGACACGCTCGGCCTGTTCGCGGCGCGGGTGGATGATGTGGCCTTTGCGGCGGCCGCGCTGACCGGCCAGCCCCTGCGCACCGACGGCGTCGAGGCCGGGGCGCCGCATGTCGCGCTGGCGCGGGGACCGCTGTGGCACGAGGCTTCGGACGAGATGCAGGCTGCCGTCGAGACCGCCGCACGCCTTGCCGAACGGCGCGGCGCACGGGTCACCACGATCGACCTGCCGCCGGAGTTTGCCGAGGTCCACCGGGTGCATCCGGTCATCTCCGACCATGAGGCCGTGACGGCGCTGGCCCGCGAGCTGCTGCTCCACGCCGACGCCCTCAGCCCCATCCTGACCGCAGCGCTGGACTTCGGCCGCAAGGTGACCCCCGAGGCATATCGGCAGGCCCAGGAGATCGCCCGTGTCGGCCGTCGGGCGATGGCGGGCGTGTTCGGCCGCTTCGACGTGGTGCTGACCCCGTCCGCCCCCGGCGCTGCCCCGCGGGGGCTCGGCTCGACCGGAGCCTCCACCTTCAACCGCGCCTGGACGCTGATCGGCGGACCGACGGTGACGGTGAGCGGTCTGAGGGATGCCGCCGGCCTGCCGCTCGGGGTGCAGGTCTGTGGTCCGGCAAGGGCCGACGCCCGCACCCTGCTGGCGGCAGCCTTCCTTGAACGGGCGATCCGGACCGGCTGA
- a CDS encoding LysE family translocator: protein MTAELYLAYVVATLVVVAIPGPTVLLVVSYALAHGRKAATACVLGVALGDATAATASLLGLGAVLATSATAFSVLKWVGAAYLLWIGVKMWRQPPVELSLDADARAALSMDAWRVFWHTYAVTSLNPKGIVFFMAFLPHFIAPQAPVAPQLVLLGVTFVAMGAINALVYALSASAIRERIRKPGTLRLFNRIGGSLLIGAAAMTAALRRAATS, encoded by the coding sequence ATGACCGCCGAACTCTATCTGGCCTATGTGGTCGCCACGCTTGTCGTCGTCGCCATACCCGGTCCCACGGTGCTGCTCGTGGTCAGCTACGCCCTGGCGCATGGGCGCAAGGCGGCCACTGCCTGCGTGCTCGGGGTGGCCCTCGGCGATGCCACGGCAGCGACGGCGTCCCTGCTGGGTCTCGGCGCGGTGCTGGCCACCTCGGCAACCGCCTTTTCGGTGCTGAAATGGGTCGGAGCCGCCTATCTGCTGTGGATCGGCGTGAAGATGTGGCGCCAGCCGCCGGTCGAGCTCAGTCTTGACGCCGACGCCCGGGCCGCCCTGTCGATGGATGCCTGGCGGGTGTTCTGGCACACCTATGCGGTCACCAGCCTGAACCCGAAGGGCATCGTGTTCTTCATGGCCTTCCTGCCCCACTTCATAGCGCCGCAAGCCCCGGTCGCTCCGCAGCTCGTGCTGCTTGGCGTGACCTTCGTGGCCATGGGCGCGATCAATGCGCTCGTCTACGCGCTCTCGGCCTCCGCCATCCGCGAAAGGATCCGCAAGCCCGGCACGCTGCGGCTGTTCAACCGGATCGGCGGCAGCCTGCTGATCGGGGCGGCGGCGATGACGGCGGCGCTGCGCCGCGCGGCAACCTCGTGA
- a CDS encoding alanine racemase produces MERFRTAVDATLSLRPDQPVYCFRPAVLREDAQAFKASFPGKTAYAVKTNGEPFVLQTLADAGIDCFDVASPAEFAAVRAVAPTAEMLYMHPVKAQSDIRLALETYRIRTLSLDHEDEVAKILRIVRALDIDPGEITLFVRLATKGHAAYELSKKFGAAPAHAVELLQRIDRIGFRCGLCFHVGSQIEDAQTYERALASADWVRARAGVPIRELDVGGGFPAVYGHDPRRKTPAMPDLADLMAELRKDIADWGFDTMPLVAEPGRVIVARSISLIVRVLLKKGRRLYINDGIWASLSDSWTGKITLPARFIPDPARRRRVGNAGEIVPFKVCGATCDSVDILSRPFWLPETVDTGDWIEIGHIGAYSLSLRTHFNGFYPDTVVEVDEPFHAGDAPQGFASIETMAD; encoded by the coding sequence ATGGAACGCTTCCGGACTGCCGTCGATGCCACCTTGTCCCTGCGTCCCGACCAGCCTGTCTACTGCTTTCGCCCCGCGGTGCTGCGGGAAGATGCCCAGGCCTTCAAGGCGTCCTTCCCCGGCAAGACGGCCTATGCGGTGAAGACCAACGGCGAGCCCTTCGTCCTGCAGACCCTGGCCGATGCCGGCATCGACTGCTTTGATGTGGCCTCGCCGGCCGAGTTTGCCGCCGTGCGGGCGGTCGCGCCAACGGCCGAGATGCTCTACATGCACCCGGTCAAGGCGCAGTCGGACATCCGGCTCGCGCTGGAGACCTACCGCATCCGCACCCTGTCGCTCGACCATGAGGACGAGGTGGCGAAGATCCTGCGGATCGTGCGCGCGCTCGACATCGACCCCGGCGAGATCACCCTGTTCGTCCGCCTGGCGACCAAGGGCCATGCGGCCTACGAGCTGTCGAAGAAGTTCGGCGCCGCGCCGGCCCATGCGGTGGAACTGTTGCAGCGGATCGACCGCATCGGCTTCCGCTGTGGCCTGTGTTTCCATGTCGGCAGCCAGATCGAGGATGCGCAGACCTACGAACGTGCGCTGGCCTCGGCCGACTGGGTGCGGGCCCGGGCCGGGGTTCCGATCCGCGAGCTGGATGTCGGCGGCGGCTTTCCGGCCGTCTATGGCCACGATCCGCGCCGCAAGACGCCGGCGATGCCGGATCTGGCTGACCTGATGGCGGAGCTGCGCAAGGACATCGCCGACTGGGGCTTCGACACGATGCCGCTGGTGGCAGAGCCGGGGCGGGTGATCGTGGCGCGCTCGATCTCGCTGATCGTGCGGGTCCTGCTGAAGAAGGGGCGCCGGCTCTACATCAACGACGGGATCTGGGCCTCCCTGTCGGACAGCTGGACCGGCAAGATCACGCTGCCGGCCCGGTTCATTCCCGATCCGGCACGCCGGCGGCGGGTCGGCAATGCGGGCGAGATCGTTCCCTTCAAGGTCTGTGGCGCCACCTGTGACAGTGTCGACATCCTGTCGCGCCCCTTCTGGCTGCCGGAAACGGTCGATACGGGCGACTGGATCGAGATCGGCCACATTGGCGCCTACAGCCTGTCGCTGCGAACGCATTTCAACGGCTTCTATCCCGATACGGTGGTGGAGGTGGACGAGCCCTTCCATGCCGGCGACGCGCCGCAGGGCTTTGCCTCGATCGAGACCATGGCCGACTGA
- a CDS encoding BA14K family protein → MTRFKRSAVALALTASMLVPVAGPALAGDGWGERGGRHGWSNDWDDDYRHRPYNPDRKRKSDNTDAAIAAGIIGLAAGAILFGAMSDSSTSAPPPPAYYPPAPAPVYGGGYGGQVYGSPVYGGGYGGVGRIPEPSVPVDDHPIIVHGGQVAGGQGVGYQPWSPAWYDYCRARYRSFNPQTGTYTTYAGEQRFCQ, encoded by the coding sequence ATGACCCGCTTCAAGCGCAGTGCAGTCGCCCTTGCCCTGACCGCAAGCATGCTGGTTCCGGTTGCAGGCCCGGCTCTCGCCGGCGACGGCTGGGGTGAGCGTGGTGGCCGCCACGGCTGGAGCAACGACTGGGACGACGACTACCGTCACCGCCCCTACAATCCGGACCGCAAGCGCAAGTCCGACAACACCGATGCGGCGATCGCTGCCGGCATCATCGGCCTTGCCGCCGGCGCGATCCTGTTCGGCGCGATGAGCGACAGCAGCACCTCGGCCCCACCGCCGCCGGCCTATTACCCGCCGGCGCCCGCCCCGGTCTATGGCGGCGGCTATGGCGGACAGGTCTATGGCAGCCCGGTCTACGGTGGCGGCTATGGCGGCGTGGGCCGGATCCCGGAACCGAGCGTTCCCGTCGATGATCATCCGATCATCGTGCATGGCGGTCAGGTCGCCGGCGGCCAGGGTGTGGGCTACCAGCCCTGGAGCCCGGCCTGGTACGACTACTGCCGCGCCCGGTACCGCAGCTTCAACCCGCAGACGGGCACCTACACCACCTACGCCGGCGAGCAGCGCTTCTGCCAGTAA
- a CDS encoding HugZ family pyridoxamine 5'-phosphate oxidase, giving the protein MAETPKKKDVLQDTDDAARRQAKGLMRLARHGALAVLEPETGHPMSSRVAVVCDLDGTPVMLASSLSGHSAGLAADPRCSLLLGEPGKGDPLAHPRITLLCRARKLERETGEHARLRRRYLARHPKAELYVDFPDFAFYRLEIERASLNGGFGKAFAPTREDLVLPEASWTRLESFEAGAVAHMNEDHADAVKLYAEVLCKAGEGSWRLAGLDPEGLDLQAGDQSARLWFDTPLEHPGDLRAALVDLAGKARATQVTSG; this is encoded by the coding sequence ATGGCTGAAACGCCAAAGAAGAAGGATGTGCTGCAGGACACCGACGATGCCGCCCGTCGTCAGGCCAAGGGGCTGATGCGCCTGGCCCGGCACGGGGCGCTGGCGGTGCTGGAGCCGGAAACGGGTCACCCGATGTCCAGCCGGGTGGCCGTCGTGTGCGATCTCGACGGAACGCCGGTGATGCTGGCCTCAAGCCTGTCCGGCCACAGCGCCGGCCTTGCGGCCGACCCGCGCTGCTCGCTGCTGCTCGGCGAACCCGGCAAGGGCGATCCGCTGGCCCATCCCCGGATCACGCTGCTGTGCCGCGCCCGGAAGCTGGAGCGGGAGACGGGCGAGCATGCGAGGCTGCGCCGGCGTTACCTCGCCCGCCATCCGAAGGCGGAGCTCTATGTCGACTTTCCCGACTTTGCCTTCTACCGCCTCGAGATTGAGCGGGCGAGCCTGAATGGCGGCTTCGGCAAGGCCTTCGCCCCGACGCGCGAGGATCTGGTGCTTCCGGAGGCAAGCTGGACCCGGCTGGAGTCCTTTGAGGCCGGCGCGGTCGCCCACATGAACGAGGATCACGCCGACGCGGTGAAGCTCTACGCGGAAGTGCTGTGCAAGGCGGGCGAGGGAAGCTGGCGTCTGGCCGGGCTTGATCCGGAAGGGCTCGACCTGCAGGCCGGTGACCAGTCGGCCCGGTTGTGGTTCGACACGCCCCTCGAGCATCCGGGCGACCTGCGCGCAGCCCTCGTCGACCTTGCCGGCAAGGCGCGGGCAACACAGGTGACTTCGGGTTAG
- a CDS encoding methyl-accepting chemotaxis protein produces the protein MSNVGQHASALRSVSAKILGIVIFLATAMIAVASVGVIQMASIGKELQGIADAKIPLTATVSTVTARQLEQAVLLERIFRAGQITADGRNTETFIQNFDQLNREVDEEILLAEARAEAVMRLARDEQERALFGSFLAKLKAIEAEHKSYADGAAGLKALIREGRIAEASTVATTLEVKQEKLDTALTDLLSELNAATEASATAAYQHEQNGLVKLVLVSAIAIGLGLLVASYLAIYGISRPLRTVTHGLNRLAQDDTTVEIRVRNRDEIGQLATAFTTFRQKLIEMRELQEHMREEEQRIEAEKRALMLRLADNLEASVKQVADHISDAILELERAANQMARNAETTSSQANTVAAAAEQSTAGVQSVAGASEELAASIREISRQVTLALRSAGQSRTTADQSSTTVSGLAVSAQRIDEVIGLINDIADQTNLLALNATIEAARAGEAGKGFAVVAAEVKALANQTGKATDDISRQIGEMQSGSVATERSIGDMVQSIGLINEQMTAIASAIEEQNAVTAEIARNVAEIANGSQEVTQTIVQVRESAVDSSAGARQVLSTVEDLTRQSELLRRELDDFLLHIRAA, from the coding sequence ATGAGCAATGTAGGTCAGCACGCGTCTGCCTTGCGTTCTGTATCGGCCAAGATCCTTGGCATCGTCATTTTTCTCGCAACAGCCATGATCGCCGTCGCCTCGGTCGGCGTGATCCAGATGGCGTCGATCGGCAAGGAATTGCAAGGGATCGCGGACGCGAAGATCCCGTTGACGGCAACAGTCTCAACTGTAACGGCACGCCAGCTCGAACAGGCCGTGCTGCTGGAGCGCATCTTCCGCGCCGGACAGATCACCGCTGACGGCCGCAACACCGAGACCTTCATCCAGAACTTCGACCAGCTGAACCGGGAGGTCGATGAAGAAATCCTGCTGGCTGAGGCCCGGGCAGAAGCGGTCATGAGGCTGGCCCGGGACGAGCAGGAGCGGGCGCTGTTCGGCTCTTTCCTGGCCAAGCTCAAGGCCATCGAGGCCGAGCACAAGTCCTATGCCGACGGGGCAGCAGGCCTGAAGGCCCTGATCCGCGAGGGCCGGATCGCGGAGGCATCCACCGTCGCCACCACGCTGGAAGTCAAGCAGGAGAAGCTCGACACCGCGCTGACCGATCTTCTGTCCGAGTTGAACGCTGCCACGGAAGCATCGGCCACGGCCGCCTATCAGCATGAACAGAACGGGCTCGTGAAGCTCGTCCTGGTCTCGGCCATTGCGATCGGCCTCGGCCTGCTGGTTGCCAGTTACCTCGCGATCTACGGCATCAGCCGTCCGCTGCGCACGGTGACCCATGGGCTCAACCGGCTGGCGCAGGACGACACCACGGTCGAGATCCGGGTGCGCAACCGCGACGAGATCGGACAGCTTGCGACCGCCTTCACCACCTTCCGCCAGAAACTGATCGAGATGCGGGAGCTGCAGGAGCACATGCGCGAGGAAGAGCAGCGTATCGAGGCCGAGAAGCGCGCCCTGATGCTGCGGCTGGCCGACAATCTGGAGGCCAGCGTGAAGCAGGTGGCCGACCATATCTCGGACGCGATCCTCGAGCTCGAGCGCGCCGCCAACCAGATGGCGCGCAACGCCGAGACCACCTCGAGCCAGGCCAACACCGTGGCCGCCGCTGCCGAACAGTCGACGGCCGGCGTCCAGTCGGTGGCCGGCGCATCCGAGGAACTGGCCGCCTCGATCCGCGAGATCAGCCGGCAGGTCACCCTCGCCCTGCGGTCGGCCGGGCAGTCGCGGACCACGGCCGACCAGTCCAGCACGACGGTCAGCGGCCTCGCCGTCTCCGCCCAGCGCATCGACGAGGTCATCGGCCTCATCAACGACATCGCCGACCAGACCAACCTGCTGGCGCTCAACGCGACCATCGAGGCTGCCCGCGCCGGGGAGGCCGGCAAGGGCTTCGCGGTCGTCGCCGCCGAGGTCAAGGCCCTGGCCAACCAGACCGGCAAGGCCACGGACGACATCAGCCGCCAGATCGGCGAAATGCAGTCCGGCTCGGTCGCGACCGAACGGTCGATCGGCGACATGGTCCAGTCGATCGGTCTCATCAACGAGCAGATGACCGCCATCGCCTCCGCCATCGAGGAACAGAACGCGGTCACCGCCGAGATTGCCCGCAACGTTGCCGAGATCGCCAATGGCAGCCAGGAGGTGACCCAGACCATCGTCCAGGTGCGCGAGAGTGCGGTCGATTCGAGTGCCGGCGCGCGTCAGGTCCTGTCCACGGTCGAGGATCTCACGCGCCAGTCGGAGCTCCTGCGCCGGGAACTGGACGACTTCCTGCTGCACATCCGCGCGGCCTGA
- a CDS encoding winged helix DNA-binding protein: MTQDDDKPDLPPIGPIVSASHLASGAMPALSEIEFAVTMMVNAYQRWMVRCMAAAGVPAMSPLEVQVLHQVNHRGREKTLADVCLVLNIEDTHTVTYALKKLEQAGLIVSGRRGKEKTASITREGERACLEYRRLREALLVQPVKSIGLDEQELSRLAAALRTISGNYEQAARAAAAM, encoded by the coding sequence ATGACCCAGGATGACGACAAGCCCGACCTGCCGCCGATCGGCCCGATCGTATCGGCCTCGCACCTTGCCTCGGGCGCGATGCCGGCCCTGTCCGAGATCGAGTTTGCCGTCACCATGATGGTCAACGCCTACCAGCGCTGGATGGTGCGCTGCATGGCGGCTGCCGGTGTTCCGGCCATGAGCCCGCTGGAAGTGCAGGTGCTGCATCAGGTCAATCACCGCGGCCGCGAGAAGACGCTGGCCGATGTGTGCCTGGTGCTGAACATCGAGGACACGCACACGGTGACCTATGCCCTGAAGAAGCTGGAACAGGCGGGCCTGATCGTCTCGGGCAGGCGCGGCAAGGAAAAGACGGCTTCCATAACAAGGGAAGGTGAACGCGCCTGTCTTGAGTATCGCAGGCTGCGTGAAGCGCTTTTGGTACAACCGGTCAAGTCGATCGGACTGGACGAGCAGGAACTGTCCCGCCTCGCTGCTGCGCTGCGCACCATCTCGGGCAACTATGAACAGGCCGCACGCGCCGCAGCTGCGATGTAG